The following proteins come from a genomic window of Chlamydiales bacterium:
- a CDS encoding methyltransferase yields MNQVSVACGFPFFQSTQNRQTKLSIGLRVTALVLAIIAAIIGLLVLCNDLGHIGTIAGWTTFSIGVSIALVSLSIKCINKPLPLPTTYYRLEKNELVLEQWKENTLDANSLPIKSKGEILQRSPVAATLDHMGLVISTITPQNIVYHDEDLLATAIVFKAAPARLMKPNVDTMLICSGIYRLLKTGLEFNCAIDLGAGSGFIAKYLALKRPNSKITAIDIESEAIEYMKSSGAGMPENIEIVQEDAIDHLKQYYHKYDLIVSNPPYVPTETETQSEQKIKIKKGNFWEGTQIICDIFEEIFPNMAPEKHIVLVVSSMSLKSQRLNKIFQDLSACEAKIVFSQEVVYKNFYAGNGKSSHLIATGEEKNRVVCFKNLNLELFVGMTLPSEPRIFREDNTKKQIRYFWQMIYVIDFKKKP; encoded by the coding sequence ATGAATCAAGTTTCAGTGGCTTGTGGTTTTCCATTTTTTCAATCAACTCAGAATAGACAAACTAAGCTTTCTATTGGACTTAGAGTGACTGCTTTAGTCTTAGCTATTATTGCAGCTATCATAGGTCTTTTAGTTTTATGTAATGATCTAGGTCATATTGGTACTATAGCAGGTTGGACTACATTCTCTATCGGAGTGTCTATTGCACTTGTTAGTCTTTCAATAAAATGTATAAACAAACCTTTACCCTTGCCTACAACTTATTATAGATTAGAAAAAAATGAGCTTGTTTTAGAACAATGGAAAGAGAATACTTTGGATGCAAACTCCCTGCCTATTAAAAGCAAAGGAGAGATATTACAGCGGTCTCCAGTTGCTGCTACTTTAGACCATATGGGCTTGGTCATCTCTACTATTACGCCTCAAAATATTGTTTATCATGATGAGGACTTGCTTGCCACGGCTATTGTTTTTAAAGCAGCGCCAGCAAGGCTTATGAAACCTAATGTCGACACGATGCTGATCTGTTCTGGAATCTACCGATTATTAAAAACTGGTTTAGAATTTAATTGTGCTATAGACCTTGGTGCAGGGTCTGGGTTTATCGCGAAATATCTCGCATTGAAGAGACCTAATAGCAAAATTACTGCTATTGATATTGAATCAGAAGCGATTGAGTATATGAAGTCATCAGGTGCAGGTATGCCAGAAAATATCGAGATAGTTCAAGAGGATGCTATTGACCATTTAAAACAATATTATCATAAATATGATTTGATAGTGAGTAATCCTCCTTATGTTCCTACTGAGACAGAAACGCAATCTGAGCAAAAAATCAAGATTAAGAAAGGAAATTTTTGGGAAGGGACTCAGATCATTTGTGATATATTTGAAGAAATATTCCCAAACATGGCTCCAGAAAAACATATCGTTCTCGTAGTGTCTAGTATGTCACTCAAATCTCAAAGATTAAATAAGATTTTTCAAGATCTAAGCGCATGTGAAGCTAAAATAGTATTTTCTCAAGAAGTTGTCTATAAAAACTTTTATGCAGGGAATGGTAAAAGTAGCCATTTAATAGCAACCGGAGAAGAAAAAAATCGTGTGGTGTGTTTTAAAAACTTAAATCTTGAATTATTTGTAGGGATGACTTTGCCAAGTGAACCACGAATTTTTCGGGAAGACAATACAAAAAAGCAGATACGGTATTTCTGGCAGATGATTTATGTTATAGATTTTAAAAAAAAACCATAA